The following coding sequences are from one Melanotaenia boesemani isolate fMelBoe1 chromosome 19, fMelBoe1.pri, whole genome shotgun sequence window:
- the LOC121630561 gene encoding alpha-(1,3)-fucosyltransferase 7 isoform X2 — translation MVFGHMKMSLLLCILCVPSLYLLSRWTRGYPTYHRSNSSFTILLWHWPFNHPLSLKGDVCWDLYKIPHCMLVDQRSYFPSADVVVFHNRELIQGSQKLPIELQRPQGQRWAWMSLESLAHNGNLQKFANIFNMTISYRRDADVTIPYGELQPKKAGDHVVEESPANKTSLVCWVVSNYQNNHKRSQVYKALDALVPVKVYGRWANAPLSSTDLLPTISHCYFYLAFENSLAKDYITEKLWNNAYKSGAVPVVLGPPISDYKAVAPNHSFIHVDEFTSINEMGEFLQQLANDQKRYSEYFTWKQEWKVKIYNDWRERLCKICTQNSSLPQPKVYSDLQAWDNAKSSQS, via the coding sequence ATGGTATTTGGCCACATGAAGAtgtctctcctcctctgcatTCTCTGTGTTCCATCGTTGTATCTTCTTAGTAGATGGACAAGAGGATACCCCACCTACCATCGCTCAAATTCAAGCTTCACCATCCTACTGTGGCACTGGCCCTTCAATCACCCGCTCAGTCTAAAGGGTGATGTATGCTGGGATCTTTATAAAATCCCTCACTGTATGCTGGTGGACCAACGTTCCTATTTCCCATCAGCTGATGTAGTCGTCTTCCATAATAGAGAGCTGATCCAGGGGAGCCAGAAGCTGCCCATCGAATTACAACGACCACAAGGCCAGAGGTGGGCTTGGATGTCCCTGGAGTCTCTTGCTCACAATGGAAACTTGCAGAAGTTTGCAAATATCTTCAACATGACCATATCCTACAGGAGGGATGCAGATGTCACTATACCATATGGTGAACTACAACCTAAAAAAGCTGGAGATCATGTAGTTGAAGAAAGCCCTGCGAATAAGACCTCCCTTGTCTGTTGGGTTGTCAGCAACTACCAgaacaaccacaaaagaagTCAAGTGTACAAAGCGCTCGATGCGTTAGTTCCTGTGAAAGTTTATGGTCGCTGGGCAAACGCACCTTTATCTTCTACTGACCTCTTACCTACAATCTCTCACTGCTATTTTTATTTGGCTTTCGAGAATTCTCTTGCCAAAGATTACATCACCGAGAAGCTGTGGAACAATGCCTACAAGAGCGGAGCTGTGCCCGTTGTCCTGGGACCACCAATAAGTGACTACAAAGCTGTTGCACCAAATCATTCCTTCATCCATGTCGATGAGTTTACATCAATAAATGAAATGGGAGAGTTTTTACAACAGCTTGCAAATGACCAAAAGCGCTACAGTGAATACTTCACCTGGAAACAGGAGTGGAAAGTAAAAATTTACAATGACTGGAGGGAAAGACTGTGTAAGATCTGCACACAGAATAGCAGTTTACCTCAGCCCAAAGTTTATTCAGACTTACAAGCTTGGGACAATGCTAAGAGCAGCCAGTCTTGA
- the LOC121630561 gene encoding alpha-(1,3)-fucosyltransferase 7 isoform X3, producing the protein MDKRIPHLPSLKFKLHHPTVALALQSPAQSKGELIQGSQKLPIELQRPQGQRWAWMSLESLAHNGNLQKFANIFNMTISYRRDADVTIPYGELQPKKAGDHVVEESPANKTSLVCWVVSNYQNNHKRSQVYKALDALVPVKVYGRWANAPLSSTDLLPTISHCYFYLAFENSLAKDYITEKLWNNAYKSGAVPVVLGPPISDYKAVAPNHSFIHVDEFTSINEMGEFLQQLANDQKRYSEYFTWKQEWKVKIYNDWRERLCKICTQNSSLPQPKVYSDLQAWDNAKSSQS; encoded by the exons ATGGACAAGAGGATACCCCACCTACCATCGCTCAAATTCAAGCTTCACCATCCTACTGTGGCACTGGCCCTTCAATCACCCGCTCAGTCTAAAGG AGAGCTGATCCAGGGGAGCCAGAAGCTGCCCATCGAATTACAACGACCACAAGGCCAGAGGTGGGCTTGGATGTCCCTGGAGTCTCTTGCTCACAATGGAAACTTGCAGAAGTTTGCAAATATCTTCAACATGACCATATCCTACAGGAGGGATGCAGATGTCACTATACCATATGGTGAACTACAACCTAAAAAAGCTGGAGATCATGTAGTTGAAGAAAGCCCTGCGAATAAGACCTCCCTTGTCTGTTGGGTTGTCAGCAACTACCAgaacaaccacaaaagaagTCAAGTGTACAAAGCGCTCGATGCGTTAGTTCCTGTGAAAGTTTATGGTCGCTGGGCAAACGCACCTTTATCTTCTACTGACCTCTTACCTACAATCTCTCACTGCTATTTTTATTTGGCTTTCGAGAATTCTCTTGCCAAAGATTACATCACCGAGAAGCTGTGGAACAATGCCTACAAGAGCGGAGCTGTGCCCGTTGTCCTGGGACCACCAATAAGTGACTACAAAGCTGTTGCACCAAATCATTCCTTCATCCATGTCGATGAGTTTACATCAATAAATGAAATGGGAGAGTTTTTACAACAGCTTGCAAATGACCAAAAGCGCTACAGTGAATACTTCACCTGGAAACAGGAGTGGAAAGTAAAAATTTACAATGACTGGAGGGAAAGACTGTGTAAGATCTGCACACAGAATAGCAGTTTACCTCAGCCCAAAGTTTATTCAGACTTACAAGCTTGGGACAATGCTAAGAGCAGCCAGTCTTGA
- the LOC121630561 gene encoding alpha-(1,3)-fucosyltransferase 7 isoform X1, translating to MMVCYDSKTVFSFMKKCLIFCIICIFLISVYYGLPRRNQNSAIAITFSNSSNNKDMIILLWYWPFGHSVSLNGHTCWDLYKIPHCILVDQRSYFPSADVVVFHNRELIQGSQKLPIELPRPQGQRWAWMSLESPANNGNLQKFANIFNMTISYRRDADVTTPYGELLPKEAGDHVVEESPANKTSLVCWVVSNYQDNHKRSDVYNDLKKIVPVKVYGSWANAPLSSTDLLPTISRCYFYLAFENSLAKDYITEKLWNNAYKSGAVPIVLGPPISDYKAVAPNHSFIHVDEFTSIKEMGEFLQQLANDQKRYSEYFTWKQEWKVKLRAHWTEGFCKICTQNRSLPQHKVYSDLETWDKVNYIH from the exons ATGATG GTGTGTTATGACTCAAAGACTGTTTTCAGTTTCATGAAGAAGTGCCTCATTTTCTGCATTATCTGCATTTTCCTGATAAGTGTTTATTATGGATTGCCCAGAAGAAACCAAAACTCCGCCATTGCAATAACCTTCAGTAACTCTAGCAATAACAAAGATATGATCATCTTGCTGTGGTACTGGCCTTTTGGTCACTCAGTCAGTCTAAATGGTCATACATGCTGGGATCTTTATAAAATCCCTCACTGTATACTGGTGGACCAACGTTCCTATTTCCCGTCAGCTGATGTAGTCGTTTTCCATAATAGAGAGCTGATCCAGGGGAGTCAGAAGCTGCCCATCGAATTACCACGACCACAAGGCCAGAGGTGGGCTTGGATGTCCCTGGAGTCTCCCGCTAACAATGGAAACTTGCAGAAGTTTGCAAATATCTTTAACATGACCATATCCTACAGGAGGGATGCTGATGTCACTACACCATATGGTGAGCTATTACCTAAAGAAGCTGGAGATCATGTAGTTGAAGAAAGCCCTGCGAATAAGACCTCCCTTGTATGTTGGGTTGTCAGCAACTACCAGGACAACCACAAAAGAAGTGATGTGTACAACGACCTCAAGAAAATAGTTCCTGTGAAAGTTTATGGTAGCTGGGCAAACGCACCTTTATCTTCTACTGACCTCTTACCTACAATCTCTCGCTGCTATTTTTATTTGGCTTTCGAGAATTCTCTTGCCAAAGATTACATCACCGAGAAGCTGTGGAACAATGCCTACAAGAGCGGAGCTGTGCCCATTGTCCTGGGACCACCAATAAGTGACTACAAAGCTGTTGCACCAAATCATTCCTTCATCCATGTCGATGAGTTTACATCAATAAAAGAAATGGGAGAGTTTTTACAACAGCTTGCAAACGACCAAAAGCGATACAGTGAATACTTCACCTGGAAACAGGAGTGGAAAGTGAAGCTTCGTGCACACTGGACAGAGGGGTTTTGTAAGATCTGCACACAGAACAGAAGTTTACCTCAGCACAAAGTTTATTCAGACCTTGAAACCTGGGACAAGGTGAATTACATACATTAG
- the pou5f3 gene encoding POU domain, class 5, transcription factor 1, which translates to MSERSQSPDCQSRPYDFSRANSCSQALDQDGLGNGSSFQLSHGVFPDPSLLYSKSAYGGLTSASAQTFFPFPPVTSDYRGSDMQAGEFGQPKHWYPFAAPEYTGQVPGVTAATQPTNLSPPIAETREQIKLPAVKTEKDTDDFSTEIKVQQYPTPAASTAMPHGVFYSAAWNPTFWPGITHIPPPGSNNQNPSASSASSPSMSPSPPSNGIPGNAFFNVSTNQAATEPPTQNPTSATRSSGSSSGGCSDSEEENLSTEELEQFAKELKHKRITLGFTQADVGLALGHLYGKMFSQTTICRFEALQLSFKNMCKLKPLLQRWLDEAETSENPQDMYKIERVFVDTRKRKRRTSLEGAVRSALEAYFVKCPKPNTQEITHISDDLGLERDVVRVWFCNRRQKGKRLALPMDEECEGQYYEQSLSPLNMAAPAIPTQGYPASSYPGGPPPMLYMPPLHRPDVLKQALHPGLVSHMTG; encoded by the exons ATGTCTGAACGATCGCAGAGTCCGGACTGCCAGAGTCGGCCTTATGATTTCAGCCGGGCCAACTCTTGTAGCCAGGCTTTGGATCAAGATGGCTTGGGCAACGGGTCGTCATTCCAACTTTCTCATGGTGTTTTCCCAGACCCAAGCCTGCTTTATAGCAAAAGCGCTTATGGCGGACTCACGTCCGCATCCGCGCAGACCTTTTTCCCGTTCCCACCCGTCACCAGTGATTACAGGGGATCCGATATGCAGGCTGGAGAGTTTGGGCAACCAAAGCATTGGTATCCCTTCGCTGCGCCCGAGTACACCGGCCAGGTACCCGGCGTAACTGCAGCTACCCAGCCAACAAACTTGAGTCCCCCAATCGCTGAGACCCGGGAGCAAATCAAGTTGCCTGCAGTTAAAACGGAGAAAGACACCGATGACTTCTCAACGGAGATAAAGGTTCAGCAATACCCGACCCCGGCAGCCTCCACAGCCATGCCCCATGGTGTCTTTTACTCTGCGGCCTGGAACCCGACTTTCTGGCCCGGAATCACCCACATACCTCCTCCTGGTAGCAATAATCAAAATCCTTCAGCGTCCTCTGCATCTTCCCCGTCTATGTCTCCTTCACCACCGAGCAACGGGATTCCTGGCAACGCGTTTTTCAACGTGAGCACAAACCAGGCTGCCACTGAGCCCCCAACGCAGAACCCGACCTCAGCCACGCGGAGCAGTGGGTCTTCAAGCGGAGGATGCAGTGACTCTGAGGAG GAGAATCTTTCCACTGAGGAATTGGAGCAGTTTGCCAAAGAGCTAAAACACAAACGGATTACTTTGGGGTTTACCCAAGCAGATGTTGGCCTTGCACTGGGTCATTTATATG GGAAGATGTTCAGCCAAACAACCATTTGCCGCTTTGAGGCTTTGCAACTAAGCTTTAAGAACATGTGCAAGCTGAAGCCCCTTCTGCAAAGATGGCTGGATGAGGCAGAGACTTCGGAAAATCCTCAAGAT ATGTATAAGATTGAGCGAGTGTTTGTTGACACTAGAAAGAGAAAGCGGAGGACCAGTCTGGAGGGAGCGGTGCGCTCAGCCCTGGAGGCCTATTTTGTCAAGTGTCCCAAACCCAATACCCAGGAGATCACACACATCTCTGATGACTTGGGCCTGGAAAGAGAT GTGGTGCGTGTCTGGTTCTGCAACCGAAGACAGAAAGGAAAGCGCCTGGCCTTGCCAATGGATGAGGAGTGTGAAGGCCAGTACTATGAGCAGAGTCTTTCGCCTCTCAACATGGCTGCTCCTGCCATCCCCACTCAAGGCTACCCTGCATCCAGCTACCCTGGAGGCCCTCCTCCCATGCTTTACATGCCCCCGCTTCATCGGCCCGATGTCCTGAAACAAGCCCTGCACCCTGGACTGGTTAGTCACATGACAGGATAA